A portion of the Enterobacter sp. SA187 genome contains these proteins:
- the dld gene encoding D-lactate dehydrogenase — translation MSGHHPDNNAAFLQELTRLVGHAHLLTEPAKTARYRKGFRSGQGDALAVVFPGSLLELWHVLSACVRADKIILMQAANTGLTAGSTPDGNDYDREIVIISTLRLDKLHLLEKGEQVLAYPGTTLYSLEKALKPLGREPHSVIGSSCIGASVIGGICNNSGGSLVQRGPAYTEMSLFARINEDGQLQLVNHLGIDLGSTPEQILSKLDDDRINDADVRHDGRHAHDHDYITRVRDITADTPARYNADPDRLFESSGCAGKLAVFAVRLDTFPAEKRQQVFYIGTNQPEVLTEIRRHILANFTHLPVAGEYMHRDIYDIAARYGKDTFLMIDKLGTDKMPMFFTLKGRTDAMLEKVPLVKPHFTDRAMQKLGNLFPNHLPPRMKTWRDKYEHHLLLKMSGEGIAEAQSWLKSYFADAEGDFFACTTEEGNKAFLHRFAAAGAAIRYQAVHAEEVEDILALDIALRRNDEQWFETLPPEIDSQLVHKLYYGHFMCYVFHQDYIVKKGVDAHALKEQMLALLHARGAQYPAEHNVGHLYEAAESLKQFYRSNDPTNSMNPGIGKTSKLKNWA, via the coding sequence ATGTCTGGTCATCATCCTGATAATAACGCTGCTTTTTTGCAGGAACTTACCCGCCTCGTGGGCCACGCCCATCTGCTGACTGAACCGGCCAAAACCGCGCGCTACCGTAAAGGCTTCCGCTCGGGCCAGGGCGATGCGCTGGCCGTCGTCTTCCCCGGCTCGCTGCTGGAACTGTGGCATGTGCTGAGCGCCTGCGTGCGCGCCGATAAAATTATTCTTATGCAGGCGGCGAACACCGGTCTTACCGCAGGATCAACGCCGGACGGCAATGATTACGACCGCGAGATCGTCATCATCAGCACGCTGCGTCTCGATAAGCTGCACCTGCTGGAAAAAGGCGAGCAGGTGCTGGCGTATCCGGGCACCACCCTTTATTCGCTGGAAAAAGCGCTCAAACCGCTGGGTCGTGAACCCCACTCGGTGATTGGATCCTCATGCATAGGCGCGTCGGTCATTGGCGGCATCTGTAACAACTCCGGCGGCTCGCTGGTACAGCGCGGCCCGGCCTACACCGAAATGTCGCTGTTTGCGCGTATTAATGAAGACGGCCAGTTACAGCTGGTGAACCATCTGGGGATCGATCTGGGCAGCACGCCGGAGCAGATCCTCAGCAAGCTGGACGACGATCGCATTAACGACGCCGATGTGCGTCACGATGGCCGCCACGCCCACGATCACGACTATATTACCCGCGTACGCGACATCACGGCTGACACTCCGGCGCGCTATAACGCCGATCCGGATCGCCTGTTTGAATCCTCCGGCTGCGCGGGCAAGCTCGCGGTCTTTGCCGTGCGTCTGGACACCTTCCCGGCGGAAAAACGCCAGCAGGTATTTTACATCGGCACCAATCAGCCGGAGGTGCTGACGGAGATCCGCCGACATATTCTGGCGAACTTCACCCATCTGCCGGTGGCGGGTGAGTATATGCATCGCGATATTTACGACATCGCCGCGCGCTACGGGAAAGACACTTTCCTGATGATCGACAAGCTCGGCACCGACAAAATGCCGATGTTCTTCACCCTGAAAGGCCGCACCGACGCGATGCTGGAAAAAGTACCGCTGGTGAAACCGCACTTTACCGACCGGGCGATGCAGAAGCTGGGCAATCTGTTCCCGAACCATCTGCCGCCGCGCATGAAAACCTGGCGGGATAAGTACGAACATCATCTGCTGCTGAAAATGTCCGGCGAGGGCATTGCGGAAGCACAGAGCTGGCTGAAGTCCTACTTCGCTGATGCAGAGGGCGATTTCTTCGCCTGTACCACCGAAGAAGGCAATAAAGCCTTCCTGCACCGCTTTGCGGCGGCGGGGGCGGCAATCCGTTATCAGGCAGTGCATGCGGAGGAAGTGGAAGATATTCTGGCGCTGGATATTGCCCTGCGGCGCAACGACGAGCAGTGGTTTGAAACGCTGCCGCCTGAAATCGACAGCCAGTTAGTTCACAAGCTCTATTACGGGCATTTCATGTGCTACGTCTTCCATCAGGATTACATCGTGAAAAAAGGCGTCGATGCCCATGCGCTGAAAGAGCAGATGCTGGCGCTGTTGCATGCGCGCGGGGCGCAGTATCCGGCGGAACATAATGTCGGTCACCTGTACGAAGCGGCAGAAAGTTTAAAACAATTTTATCGCAGCAATGACCCGACAAACAGCATGAACCCCGGCATCGGCAAGACTTCAAAGCTAAAAAACTGGGCGTAA
- a CDS encoding MFS transporter → MDQSLFIQRGVWARLGLPRELCWGFIGVFLFITGATIEQSWLASMLQTRGFAATDISLLSSIFGLCVAAVSWFSGIGAGVLGVRRLMWAATVCYFAGSVPFIFVALPDNHYPMMIVSYALRGVAYPLFAYSFLVWINQRCEARILGRAVSWFWIAFGVGMTIVGPWYSGLMLPAIGETATLASGFIFVALGAVCALILNSDRPRFTRSQSIRQAMGEGLMVLVRQPKMRLAVMVKTINDIGKFSLVILMPMYLPRFGFSIAEWLTIWGLVNVVNIFASYLFGWLGDTIGWRNTVMWFSGTLCGLASLAVCYAPVIFGHSNAALFMALALYAIGLGAFGPLSALVPSLLPENKGTAISCLNLGSGLSNFAGPVIVTLCVGPLGVEGTLWVIALLYFSASIMTVPLKLPENPAD, encoded by the coding sequence ATGGATCAAAGTCTTTTTATCCAGCGGGGCGTCTGGGCGCGCCTCGGCTTGCCCCGCGAGCTTTGCTGGGGATTTATCGGCGTCTTTCTCTTTATCACCGGCGCGACCATCGAACAGAGCTGGCTGGCATCGATGCTGCAAACGCGCGGCTTCGCGGCCACCGATATCAGCCTGCTGTCCTCAATTTTCGGCCTGTGCGTGGCGGCGGTGTCGTGGTTTTCCGGCATCGGCGCTGGCGTACTGGGCGTGCGGCGGCTGATGTGGGCGGCGACGGTGTGCTATTTCGCCGGATCGGTGCCCTTTATTTTTGTCGCTCTGCCGGATAACCACTATCCGATGATGATCGTCAGCTATGCCCTGCGCGGCGTGGCCTATCCGCTGTTTGCCTACTCCTTTCTGGTGTGGATCAACCAGCGCTGCGAAGCGCGGATATTAGGCCGCGCGGTGTCGTGGTTCTGGATCGCCTTTGGCGTCGGCATGACCATTGTCGGACCCTGGTATTCAGGACTGATGCTGCCCGCCATCGGGGAAACCGCCACCCTGGCCAGCGGTTTTATTTTTGTTGCGCTGGGAGCCGTATGCGCGCTGATCCTCAATAGCGACAGACCCCGTTTCACCCGCAGCCAGAGCATCCGTCAGGCGATGGGCGAGGGACTTATGGTGCTGGTGCGCCAGCCGAAAATGCGGCTCGCGGTGATGGTCAAAACCATCAATGACATCGGCAAATTTTCGCTGGTGATCCTCATGCCGATGTATCTGCCGCGCTTCGGCTTCAGCATCGCCGAATGGCTGACCATCTGGGGACTGGTCAATGTGGTGAACATTTTCGCCAGCTATCTGTTCGGCTGGCTGGGGGACACCATCGGCTGGCGCAATACGGTGATGTGGTTTTCCGGCACCCTTTGCGGGCTGGCATCGCTGGCGGTCTGTTATGCGCCGGTGATCTTTGGTCACAGCAATGCCGCGCTGTTCATGGCGCTTGCGCTCTATGCCATCGGCCTCGGCGCCTTTGGGCCGCTGAGCGCGCTGGTCCCCTCGCTGCTGCCGGAAAATAAAGGCACCGCCATCTCCTGTCTTAATCTTGGCTCGGGGCTGAGCAATTTTGCCGGGCCTGTTATCGTCACGTTGTGCGTGGGTCCGCTGGGCGTGGAAGGCACGCTGTGGGTCATTGCGCTGCTCTATTTTTCGGCCAGTATTATGACCGTACCGTTAAAGCTGCCAGAGAACCCCGCAGACTAG
- a CDS encoding ABC transporter ATP-binding protein: MIEFRQVSKAFNGQDAVSDLNLHFKTGAFTVLIGTSGSGKSTTLKMINRLVEHDTGTILFAGEEIRSFPMLTLRRRMGYAIQSIGLFPHWTVAENIATVPQLQKWSRARIAARVDELMALLGLDPGLRSRYPHELSGGQQQRVGVARALAADPEVLLMDEPFGALDPVTRGALQQEMRRIHQLLGRTIVLVTHDIDEALQLADHLVLMDNGKVVQQGTPLEMLTRPATPFVREFFGRSELGVRLLSLRRVGDYQRAGDAAAGEPLSENLTLRDALSAFVAQQRDVLPVVDAQGIACGSLHFRDLLSMEANREGHP, from the coding sequence ATGATTGAATTTCGACAGGTCAGCAAAGCATTTAATGGTCAGGACGCGGTCAGCGATCTGAATCTGCATTTCAAAACCGGGGCGTTCACGGTGCTGATCGGCACCTCCGGCTCCGGTAAATCCACCACGCTGAAGATGATCAACCGGCTGGTGGAGCACGATACCGGCACCATTTTGTTTGCCGGTGAGGAGATCCGCTCCTTTCCGATGCTGACGCTGCGCAGGCGCATGGGCTACGCCATTCAGTCCATCGGTCTGTTTCCCCACTGGACGGTGGCGGAAAACATCGCCACCGTGCCGCAGTTGCAGAAATGGTCGCGGGCGCGTATCGCAGCAAGGGTGGATGAGCTGATGGCGCTGCTCGGGCTGGATCCCGGCCTGCGCTCGCGCTATCCCCATGAACTGTCCGGCGGTCAGCAACAGCGTGTCGGCGTGGCGCGGGCGCTGGCGGCGGATCCGGAAGTGCTGCTGATGGACGAGCCGTTCGGCGCGCTCGATCCGGTGACGCGCGGGGCGCTGCAACAGGAGATGCGCCGCATTCATCAGCTGCTCGGGCGCACCATCGTGCTGGTAACGCACGACATCGACGAAGCCTTACAGCTTGCGGATCATCTGGTGCTGATGGATAACGGCAAAGTGGTACAACAGGGCACGCCGCTGGAGATGCTCACCCGTCCGGCCACGCCATTCGTGCGCGAATTCTTCGGTCGCAGCGAGCTGGGCGTGCGCCTGCTCTCCCTGCGCCGGGTCGGCGATTATCAGCGCGCCGGGGATGCGGCAGCAGGCGAGCCGCTCAGTGAAAACCTGACATTGCGCGACGCCCTGTCGGCCTTCGTGGCGCAGCAGCGCGACGTGTTGCCGGTGGTGGATGCGCAAGGTATTGCCTGCGGCAGTCTGCATTTTCGCGATCTGCTCAGCATGGAGGCCAACCGTGAAGGTCATCCGTGA
- the bglX gene encoding beta-glucosidase BglX: MKWLCSVGVAVSLALQPALAEETTGNHPLTPEARDAFVTELLGKMTTDEKIGQLRLISVGPDNPKEAIREMIKASQVGAIFNTVTRQDIRAMQDQAMQLSRLKIPLFFAYDVVHGQRTVFPISLGLASSFNLEAVKTVGRISAYEAADDGLNMTWAPMVDVSRDPRWGRGSEGFGEDTYLTASMGKTMVESMQGKSPADRYSVMTSVKHFAAYGAVEGGKEYNSVDMSSQRLFNDYMPPYKAALDAGSGGVMIALNSLNGTPAASDPWLLKDLLRKEWGFKGITISDHGAIKELIKHGTAADPADAVRVALKSGVDMSMADEYYSKYLPDLIKNGKVTMAELDDATRHVLNVKYDMGLFNDPYSHLGAKETDPQDTNAESRLHRKEAREVARESLVLLKNRLDTLPLKKNATIAVVGPLADSKRDVMGSWSAAGVADQSVTVLTGIKNAIGDQGKVIVAKGANITDDKDIVTFLNQYEPAVQVDERTPQAMIDEAVKVANQSDVVVAVVGEAQGMAHEASSRTDLTLPQSQRNLIAALKATGKPLVLVLMNGRPLALVKEDQQADAILETWFAGTEGGNAIADVLFGDYNPSGKLPMSFPRSVGQIPVYYSHLNTGRPYNADKPNKYTSRYFDEANGPLYPFGYGLSYTTFSVSDVKLSAPTMKRDGTVTASVEVTNTGKREGATVLQMYLQDVTASMSRPVKQLKGFEKITLKPGETQTVSFPIDIEALKFWNQQMKYDAEPGKFNVFIGTDSARVKQGEFELL, translated from the coding sequence ATGAAATGGCTATGTTCTGTAGGTGTCGCTGTGAGTCTGGCGCTGCAACCCGCGCTGGCGGAAGAAACGACCGGCAATCATCCCCTTACGCCGGAAGCGCGTGATGCCTTTGTCACCGAATTACTCGGCAAAATGACCACCGATGAAAAAATCGGTCAGTTACGTCTTATCAGCGTCGGGCCGGATAACCCGAAAGAAGCCATCCGCGAGATGATCAAAGCAAGTCAGGTCGGGGCGATTTTTAACACCGTTACCCGCCAGGACATTCGCGCCATGCAGGATCAGGCGATGCAGCTCAGCCGCCTGAAAATCCCGCTGTTCTTTGCCTACGACGTGGTGCACGGTCAGCGCACCGTCTTCCCGATTAGCCTCGGTCTCGCGTCCTCCTTTAACCTTGAGGCGGTGAAAACCGTCGGCCGCATTTCCGCTTATGAAGCCGCTGACGATGGCCTGAACATGACCTGGGCGCCGATGGTCGACGTCTCCCGCGATCCGCGCTGGGGCCGGGGTTCCGAAGGCTTCGGGGAAGATACTTACCTGACCGCCAGCATGGGTAAAACCATGGTGGAATCCATGCAGGGTAAAAGCCCGGCGGATCGCTATTCGGTAATGACCAGCGTGAAACACTTCGCCGCTTACGGCGCGGTGGAAGGCGGTAAAGAGTACAACAGCGTCGACATGAGCTCGCAGCGTCTGTTCAACGACTACATGCCGCCGTACAAAGCGGCGCTGGACGCGGGCAGCGGCGGGGTGATGATCGCCCTGAACTCCCTTAACGGCACCCCTGCGGCCTCCGATCCCTGGCTGTTAAAAGATCTGCTGCGCAAGGAGTGGGGCTTTAAAGGCATCACCATTTCTGACCACGGCGCGATCAAAGAGCTGATTAAACACGGTACCGCCGCCGATCCGGCAGACGCCGTGCGCGTGGCGCTGAAATCCGGCGTCGATATGAGCATGGCCGATGAGTATTACAGCAAATACCTGCCGGATCTGATCAAAAACGGCAAAGTGACCATGGCTGAACTGGATGACGCCACCCGTCACGTGCTGAACGTGAAATATGATATGGGGTTGTTTAACGATCCGTACAGCCACCTGGGCGCGAAAGAGACCGATCCGCAGGACACCAACGCCGAAAGCCGTCTGCATCGTAAAGAAGCCCGTGAAGTGGCGCGCGAAAGCCTGGTGCTGCTGAAAAACCGTCTTGATACGCTGCCGCTGAAAAAGAATGCCACCATCGCGGTGGTGGGCCCGCTGGCTGACAGCAAGCGCGACGTGATGGGTAGCTGGTCGGCGGCAGGGGTGGCGGATCAGTCCGTGACCGTGCTGACCGGCATTAAAAACGCCATCGGCGACCAGGGCAAAGTGATAGTCGCGAAAGGCGCGAATATCACCGATGACAAAGACATTGTCACCTTCTTAAACCAGTACGAACCGGCGGTGCAGGTGGATGAACGCACGCCGCAGGCGATGATCGACGAAGCGGTAAAAGTGGCGAATCAGTCTGACGTGGTGGTGGCCGTGGTCGGCGAAGCCCAGGGTATGGCCCATGAAGCCTCCAGCCGTACCGATCTCACCCTGCCGCAAAGCCAGCGCAATCTGATCGCGGCGCTAAAAGCCACCGGTAAACCGCTGGTGCTGGTGCTGATGAATGGTCGTCCGCTGGCGCTGGTGAAAGAAGATCAGCAGGCGGATGCGATCCTCGAAACCTGGTTTGCGGGCACCGAAGGCGGAAACGCTATCGCCGATGTGCTGTTTGGCGATTACAACCCGTCCGGCAAGCTGCCGATGTCCTTCCCGCGCTCTGTCGGGCAGATCCCGGTCTACTACAGCCACCTGAACACCGGTCGTCCGTATAACGCTGATAAGCCGAACAAGTACACCTCGCGCTACTTCGACGAAGCGAACGGCCCGCTGTATCCGTTTGGCTATGGCCTGAGCTACACCACGTTCAGCGTGTCTGATGTGAAACTGTCTGCGCCAACCATGAAGCGTGACGGCACGGTGACGGCAAGCGTTGAGGTGACTAATACCGGCAAACGCGAAGGCGCAACGGTACTGCAAATGTATCTGCAGGACGTGACCGCCTCGATGAGCCGTCCGGTGAAACAGCTGAAGGGCTTTGAAAAAATCACCCTGAAACCGGGTGAGACCCAGACCGTCAGCTTCCCGATCGATATTGAGGCGCTGAAGTTCTGGAACCAGCAGATGAAATACGATGCGGAGCCGGGCAAATTTAACGTCTTTATCGGCACCGATTCCGCCCGCGTGAAGCAGGGCGAGTTCGAACTGCTGTGA
- the osmF gene encoding glycine betaine ABC transporter substrate-binding protein OsmF, translating to MTIKKGMLGSLALIAAVSLPALAAEPIKVGSKIDTEGALLGNIILQVLESHGVKTVNKVQLGTTPVVRGAITSGELDIYPEYTGNGAFFFKDENDAAWKNAQQGYEKVKKLDAEQNKLVWLTPAPANNTWTIAVRKDVAEKGKLTSLDDLSRYLKEGGTFKLAASAEFIERADALPAFEKAYGFNLNQDQLLSLAGGDTAVTIKAAAQQTSGVNAAMAYGTDGPVAALGLQTLTDPKGVQPIYAPTPVVREAVLKAYPQLDEWLKPVFASLDEKTLQQLNASIAVEGLDAKKVAADYLKQKGLVK from the coding sequence ATGACAATCAAAAAGGGGATGCTTGGCTCACTGGCGTTGATCGCGGCGGTGAGCCTGCCGGCGCTGGCGGCGGAGCCAATTAAGGTCGGTTCAAAAATTGATACCGAAGGCGCGCTGCTGGGCAATATTATTTTGCAGGTGCTGGAAAGCCACGGCGTGAAGACCGTTAATAAAGTGCAACTCGGTACCACGCCGGTGGTGCGCGGGGCGATCACCTCCGGCGAGCTGGATATTTATCCGGAATACACCGGCAATGGCGCGTTCTTCTTTAAAGATGAAAACGACGCGGCGTGGAAAAACGCGCAGCAGGGCTATGAAAAAGTCAAAAAACTGGATGCCGAACAGAACAAGCTGGTATGGCTGACGCCTGCGCCCGCCAACAACACCTGGACTATCGCCGTGCGTAAAGACGTGGCGGAGAAGGGCAAGCTGACCTCCCTTGACGATCTGAGCCGTTACCTGAAAGAGGGCGGCACCTTCAAACTGGCGGCGTCCGCGGAATTTATCGAACGCGCCGATGCGCTGCCCGCCTTTGAAAAGGCCTATGGCTTTAACCTGAATCAGGATCAGCTGCTGTCGCTGGCGGGCGGCGATACCGCTGTGACCATCAAAGCTGCGGCGCAGCAAACCTCCGGCGTGAATGCCGCCATGGCCTACGGCACCGACGGCCCGGTAGCGGCGCTGGGTCTGCAAACCCTGACCGATCCGAAAGGCGTACAGCCGATTTACGCCCCAACGCCGGTGGTGCGCGAGGCGGTGCTAAAAGCGTATCCGCAGCTGGACGAATGGCTGAAGCCGGTCTTCGCCAGCCTCGATGAAAAAACGCTGCAACAGCTGAATGCCAGCATCGCCGTGGAAGGGCTGGACGCGAAGAAAGTCGCCGCTGACTACCTGAAGCAAAAAGGACTGGTGAAGTAA
- the pbpG gene encoding D-alanyl-D-alanine endopeptidase, whose translation MLKFRVSLLSLALLLSVPVMPQALAKTSAVATSAQPEIASGSAMIVDLKTNEVIYSSHPDLVRPIASITKLMTAMVVLDASLPLDEKLKVDISHTPEMKGIYSRVRLNSEISRKNMLLLALMSSENRAAASLAHHYPGGYDAFIRAMNAKAKALGMRNTRFVEPTGLSIHNVSTARDLTRLLVATKQYPLLGQLSTTREEMATFSSPAYTLPFRNTNHLVYRDNWNIQLTKTGFTNAAGHCLVMRTVINGKSVALVVMDAFGKYTHFADASRLRTWIETGKAQPVPAAALAYKRQKAAQMVSSGGSAAGEQTAQND comes from the coding sequence ATGCTGAAATTCCGTGTTTCCTTATTAAGCCTTGCGTTATTACTGAGCGTGCCTGTCATGCCACAGGCGCTGGCGAAAACCTCCGCAGTCGCGACTTCTGCCCAGCCCGAAATTGCCTCCGGCAGCGCGATGATTGTCGATCTGAAAACCAATGAGGTGATCTATTCCAGTCACCCCGATCTGGTGCGTCCGATCGCGTCCATTACCAAGCTGATGACGGCGATGGTGGTGCTGGACGCCAGCCTGCCGCTGGATGAAAAACTGAAAGTGGATATCAGCCATACGCCGGAGATGAAAGGTATCTATTCCCGCGTGCGCTTAAACAGTGAAATCAGCCGTAAGAATATGCTGCTGCTGGCGTTGATGTCCTCGGAGAACCGCGCGGCGGCGAGCCTGGCGCACCATTATCCGGGGGGCTATGACGCCTTTATCCGCGCGATGAACGCCAAAGCCAAAGCCCTGGGAATGCGTAACACGCGCTTTGTGGAGCCGACGGGGCTGTCGATCCATAATGTCTCTACGGCGCGGGATCTGACGCGCTTGCTGGTGGCGACCAAACAGTATCCGCTGCTCGGTCAGTTAAGCACCACGCGGGAAGAGATGGCGACCTTCAGCAGCCCGGCCTACACGCTGCCGTTCCGTAATACCAACCATCTGGTATACCGCGATAACTGGAATATTCAGCTGACCAAAACCGGCTTCACCAATGCGGCGGGTCATTGCCTGGTGATGCGTACGGTGATTAACGGCAAATCCGTGGCGCTGGTGGTGATGGATGCCTTCGGCAAATACACCCACTTTGCGGATGCCAGCCGTCTGCGCACCTGGATCGAAACCGGTAAAGCGCAGCCTGTACCGGCGGCGGCGCTGGCCTATAAGCGCCAGAAAGCGGCGCAAATGGTCAGCAGCGGCGGCAGTGCCGCAGGCGAGCAAACCGCGCAGAACGATTAA
- a CDS encoding ABC transporter permease: MVLIRCHNRVVLLLALIALAASLLPFVNYAPNRLVSGESRLLWQVWPASSWLWLAAPLLLMALCFLPRRWPQAATLILAEGLFIVLVWAAGRAATDLAQQGSTLARTSMGSGLWLWLALALLAASDTIRRLTAGPVWRWLLHAQIWILPLFLLHYGYLNDLSLLKEYANRQDVFDDALTRHLLLLVGTLLPALLVGGLLGLWCYRHPSRQGPVFAVLNVIQTVPSVALFGLLIAPLAGLVQRFPVLGQLGIAGTGLTPALIALILYALLPLVRGVVAGLNQVPREVLESAAGMGMSARQRFLQVRLPLALPLLLRSLRVVTVQTIGMAVIAALIGAGGFGALVFQGLLSSALDLVLLGVIPVIALAVVVDALFGLWLALLKVKQA; this comes from the coding sequence ATGGTATTGATCCGTTGTCATAATCGCGTGGTGTTGCTGCTGGCGCTGATCGCGCTGGCAGCCTCGCTGCTGCCCTTTGTTAATTATGCGCCTAACCGGCTGGTGTCCGGCGAAAGCCGCCTGTTATGGCAGGTCTGGCCGGCCTCGTCATGGCTGTGGCTGGCAGCGCCGTTGCTGCTGATGGCGCTCTGTTTTCTGCCCCGTCGCTGGCCTCAGGCCGCCACGCTTATCCTCGCGGAAGGGCTGTTTATTGTGCTGGTATGGGCGGCAGGCCGGGCGGCGACGGATCTGGCGCAGCAGGGCAGTACGCTTGCCCGTACGTCCATGGGCAGCGGTCTGTGGCTGTGGCTGGCGCTGGCGCTGCTTGCCGCCAGCGATACCATTCGTCGCCTGACGGCAGGCCCCGTCTGGCGCTGGCTGTTACATGCGCAAATCTGGATCCTGCCGCTGTTTCTGCTGCACTATGGCTATCTTAACGATCTCTCCCTGCTGAAAGAGTACGCCAACCGTCAGGACGTGTTTGACGATGCGTTGACCCGCCATTTGCTGTTGCTGGTCGGCACGCTGCTGCCTGCGCTGCTGGTGGGCGGGCTGCTGGGGTTGTGGTGTTACCGCCATCCGTCGCGTCAGGGGCCGGTGTTCGCGGTGCTTAACGTCATTCAGACAGTGCCCTCGGTGGCGCTGTTTGGTCTGCTGATCGCGCCCCTTGCCGGTCTGGTGCAACGCTTTCCGGTGCTGGGACAGCTTGGCATTGCCGGTACCGGCCTGACGCCCGCGCTGATCGCGCTCATTCTTTATGCGCTGCTGCCGCTGGTGCGCGGCGTGGTGGCCGGTTTAAACCAGGTACCGCGCGAGGTGCTGGAAAGCGCCGCCGGCATGGGCATGAGCGCCCGGCAGCGCTTTTTGCAGGTGCGCCTGCCGCTGGCGTTGCCTTTATTGCTGCGCAGTCTGCGGGTGGTGACGGTGCAGACCATCGGCATGGCGGTCATTGCGGCACTGATTGGCGCGGGCGGGTTTGGGGCGCTGGTGTTCCAGGGATTGCTGAGTAGCGCGCTGGATCTGGTGCTGCTCGGCGTGATCCCGGTGATCGCGCTGGCAGTGGTGGTGGACGCATTATTCGGATTGTGGCTCGCGCTGCTGAAGGTAAAACAGGCATGA
- a CDS encoding Yip1 family protein: MNHVWGLFSHPDREMQVIKRENETVSHHYTHHVLLMAAIPVICAFIGTTQIGWDFGDGNVMQLSLFTGFYLGVLFYALMLAGVAVMGRVIYWMARNIPQRPSLARCMVFAGYVATPLFLSGIVALYPLVWLCALVGTAALLWTGYLLYVGIPTFLNINREESLNFSGSTLAIGVLVLEVLLALTVILWGYGYRLF; encoded by the coding sequence ATGAACCATGTCTGGGGACTCTTTTCCCATCCCGATCGTGAAATGCAGGTAATTAAACGCGAAAACGAAACGGTTTCGCACCACTATACGCACCACGTTTTACTGATGGCCGCCATTCCGGTGATCTGCGCCTTTATCGGCACCACGCAGATCGGCTGGGACTTTGGCGATGGCAACGTCATGCAACTCTCGCTGTTCACCGGCTTTTATCTGGGCGTTCTGTTTTACGCCCTGATGCTGGCAGGGGTGGCGGTGATGGGCCGGGTGATTTACTGGATGGCGCGTAACATACCGCAGCGTCCGTCGCTGGCGCGCTGTATGGTGTTTGCCGGTTATGTCGCCACGCCGCTGTTTTTAAGCGGTATCGTCGCGCTTTATCCGCTGGTCTGGCTGTGCGCGCTGGTGGGCACCGCGGCGCTGTTGTGGACCGGTTATCTGCTTTATGTCGGCATTCCCACCTTCCTCAATATCAATCGTGAAGAAAGCCTAAACTTTTCCGGTTCGACCCTCGCCATCGGCGTGCTGGTGCTGGAAGTGCTGCTGGCGCTGACGGTGATCCTCTGGGGCTACGGTTACCGGCTGTTCTGA
- a CDS encoding GNAT family N-acetyltransferase translates to MSVIDVLTGIEVEVRDARPDDAHAVAAIYAWHVLHGRASFEEVPPTVDEMRERIEAVTADGLPWLLALYRGIVVGYCYARPYRPRHAYRFTIEESIYVDASMTGHGIGGALMDALIARCEEGPWRQMIAIVGDGHNNAGSLRLHEKHGFTVAGQLRSVGYKKGDWRDTLIMQRPLNDGDWTLPE, encoded by the coding sequence ATGTCTGTTATTGATGTTTTAACGGGAATTGAAGTGGAGGTTCGCGATGCACGGCCTGACGATGCCCATGCCGTAGCCGCGATCTACGCCTGGCATGTGCTCCACGGGCGTGCCTCTTTTGAAGAAGTCCCGCCCACCGTCGATGAGATGCGCGAACGCATCGAGGCGGTGACCGCCGACGGGCTGCCCTGGCTGCTGGCGCTCTATCGCGGCATTGTGGTCGGCTACTGCTACGCCAGACCTTATCGTCCGCGCCACGCCTACCGTTTCACTATTGAAGAATCCATTTATGTGGACGCCAGCATGACCGGTCACGGCATTGGCGGCGCGCTGATGGATGCGCTGATCGCGCGCTGCGAAGAAGGCCCGTGGCGGCAGATGATCGCCATTGTCGGCGACGGCCATAATAATGCCGGTTCCCTGCGCCTGCATGAAAAACACGGCTTTACCGTGGCAGGCCAGCTGCGCAGCGTCGGCTATAAGAAAGGTGACTGGCGGGATACGTTGATTATGCAGCGCCCGCTCAACGACGGTGACTGGACGCTGCCGGAATAA